TGCAGGAAGCCAATCTCGTCTATGCGTTCGGCAGCTTCTGGGAGGTGATGACATTCCGGCTTCGCGAAATCCCTCTGATCGTTCCTCTGCACATCTACGTCTTCCCACGCACCATAGGGCTGTTCTTCCTTGCTGCGTTCATCTGGCGGAGTGACGTTGTACGAAAGCCAGACCGGGCGCTCCTATTCTCAACAGCGGTCGCATGCGTTGGTCTGGGCGCAGCTTTGATCTTTCTGAAAGTCAACGGCGTTTTAGCGAGCCGCAGTCTGGACGCGGTGGCCACACCCGCCGGCACGATCCTGCTCGCTCTCGGCTATGGTGCAACAATCGTCGCCGTAGCCGAACTAACGAGCGGAAAAACGCTGCTGGGTTGGGCTGTGCCGTTGGGCCGGATGGCATTCACGAACTACCTCGCTCAGTCCGTGATCTTCGGTTGGATTTTCTACGGATATGGCCTGGGCCAATTCGGGCGCCTCGGCGCGGCCGAGGCGCTGGCAATCGGAATTGCCGTGTACGTCGGCCAGGTATTCTTCAGCGCTTGGTGGCTAAGGCATTTTCGATATGGCCCGGTCGAATGGTTGTGGCGAAGGCTCATGTACGGCACGCAGCAGCCGATGGCTTTGAAAGGATCTACATCCGCTGTGAGACGGGGATGTAAGGTTTCAGGCTCCAGAACGCGATATCTAGGATGACCGCTTCAGGCCGGGCGGCGACTCCCATCCTGCGGAAAATTGCAAGATGTGCCGTCCATATTATGGGATTTGTAAATGTCCGCTAATGGGATGGTCCGGCCGTGCTCCGGCCCTGCCAGCACGAGAAGCTGGCAAGGGGCGCTCAAGACAAGGAGCACGCCATGTCTCAGAAACTCAACGCGGCGATCGCCGTGATCGGCATCGACATCGGCAAAAACTCGTTCCACATCGTGGGTCAGGATCACCGCGGTGCCATCGTGCTGCGGCAGAAGTGGTCGCGCGGCCAGGTGGAAACGCGGCTCGCCAACCTGCCGCCGTGCTTGATCGGTATGGAGGCCTGCGTAGGCGCCCATCATCTCAGCCGCAAACTCCAAGTACTTGGCCACGACGCCCGCCTGATGCCAGCGAAATACGTGCGCCCGTATTCGAAGGGACAGAAGAATGACTTCCGAGATGCGGAAGCCATCGCCGAGGCTGTCCAACGCCCGACCATGAAGTTCGTCGCGACCAAGACCGCCGATCAGCTCGACCTTCAGGCACTGCACCGCGTCCGCGATCGATTGGTCGGTCAGCGTACCGGCGCGATCAATCAGATCCGTGCGTTCCTGCTGGAACGGGGCATCGCCGTGCGGCAAGGCCCGCATTCCCTGCGGTTCGAGTTGCCAGGTATCTTGGCAACACGCACTGATGTGCTCTCGCCTCGCATGTTGCCCATCATCGAGGGTCTGGCGGAAGACTGGCGCCGGCTGGATGAGCGTATCGAGGGTCTATCTGGCGAGATCGAAACACTAGCCCGTCAAGATAGGGCCTGCCAGCGACTGATGACGGTGCCTGGCATTGGCCCAATCATCTCGAGCGCAATGGTGGCTGCGATCGGCACCGGAGACGTGTTCTCGAAAGGCCGCGACTTCGGCGCCTGGCTTGGACTTGTTCCGAAGCAGATATCGACCGGCGACCGCACGATCCTCGGCAGTATATCAAGGCGCGGTAATCGCTACCTGCGCGCGCTGTTCGTGCAAGCCGCGTGGGTTGTTCTGGTAAAGGTCAAGTGCTGGGAGCGCTATGGCCTCAACTCTTGGATCGAAGCCGCCAAGAAGCGATTGCACCACAACGTGCTGGCGATTGCGCTCGCCAACAAGCTCGCCCGGATCGCCTGGGCGGTCCTCAACAAGGGACGCGCCTTCGCGTGCGTCAAGATGGAGGAGACGGTGTCCCGACCTGCTTGATCCTCGCGCCGTGCGCGGGGCCGTCAAGGCGCAGCCTGGCAGCAGGAGAGCAAGACGTCAGGACAGCACGACGGCCGGCTTTGACGGCCCCTTGCGCGCGGCGCGTCTGCGCGCGCAGGCCGGGACGAAGGAACGGCCGCCAGGCACGAACGAAGGAACAGCGCGAAGTGAGGAGCTATCGATGACGTAACAACCCTTACCCGCCGAGGTCTGCGAGAGGATGAGACGACGATGGAGAATCGGTCTTCCCGGCACATGTGAACCCTGGTGACCCAAATGGCCCGGTCGAGGCCTGTCCGCTAACCAGATCACATGCGCGCTGATATCCATGATGGCCCGGAGCACTGCGCTCCAAACAGAGGCCGGATACATTGATGCAAGACCGCATCTACCGGATCGTCGAAATCTTCTTGCACCCCACGGCCGGACCATACATACGGGTCAAAACCGGCAATGCTCTGATTGAGCAGAAACTTTCTGCTTAGACCCCGAAAGCCGACGAGAAAAACCGGAAAAGCTGATGCACGTCATCATCTGCGGAATCGTAACTTCAACAACCTCGACGCAGTGATGCGCTTCCTCGACATGCTGCACGCCGTCCACGGCTTCACTCTGGTGATCCATGGCGATGCAAAGGGCGCAGACTGGTGCGCCGACCGCTGGGCCACCAAAAATCGCCTCCCCATCGAGCGATTTCCCGCGCACTGGAAGCTCCATCACAACGGAGCTGGGCCGATCCGCAATCGGCAGATGCTCGATGAGGCCAAGCCGGGGCTGGTGATCGCGTTCCCCGGCGGCAGCGGCACCGCCGACATGATGAAGCAGGCGCGCGAGGCGGGCGTGCGCGTCATCGATCTCTCGAAAGAGCGGAACAGGATAGCAGTAACAGAGCAATGGCGGATCGCGACGAGAACGGGCGCTTTATCTCAAGCCGCGCCCAGCTCGGCCTCCCCGAAAATAACGACAGCAGGAGCGCAGCCGACCGCATCCGCGACCGCTATGGAGACTTCCGGCCGCTCGGAACGCTGAGCGCGCCGCTGAGCTTCGGCGACAAGGCGCTCGCCGCGGCCAAGGTGCCCGCGAAAATGGTCATGGACGTCGCGGGCAGTCTCGGCACGCTGCCGATCCGCCTGCGCGAAGCGATGGACCGCTATTCGCAAACGGGCGAATACGATCCGGCGCCCGTGCTGGAGGCCGCGACGCTGCCGATGGGCACAGGCGCCATCGCTGGCGTGCCGGTGCGGGCAGGCGAGGCAGTGCTCGGCGCGGGCGCGATCCGGCCGCTGTCCGAGCTGCCACAGGCGATTGCCAAGGGCGACACGCGCGTCTCGACGCGCTTCCCGACCGGCGTGAAGAGTGCGGAAAATCCGCTGACGCAGCACCTGTCCATCGGCACCGAGGAGATGCGGATGGACCCAGAGCAGTTTGCGCACAACACCGCGATCCTGGCGCGTTATCCGGGCTTTGCACACCTCCAAGGCATGTCGCCCGAGGAGGCGGCGAAGGCCTATATCAATCAGGCCGCAGGCAACATACGGTTCCTGTACGAAAACTCGCCCGCCGACCTCCAGCGCCGCGCGCCGCTCTGGTACGAGGGCGCAAACCGGATTTCGGATGCGCTGGCGCAGCGCTGGGGCGTGCCCCGGCAGAGCGCCTCGGCCGCCCTGGCGTCGCTGTCGCCGCAGAAAGACTGGTTCATGAATGCCTCGCTCGGCGAGCGCGTCGGCGACATCGTCACCGGCAACCCGCGCGCGACCGCCGACATGGCGGCGTGGGCTGCAGCCAACCCGAAGCTCGCTGCGGACCCCAAGGCGATGGAGGCGATCCGCGCCATCGAGGGCAAGCGGCTCGATCAGGTCGATCCCGATCAGGCTGCGCTGTTCGTGCGCGCCTATGACGAGGCGCATAATCCGCGCAATTATCGCTCGGTGCTGCCGGAAGGCGACTATGGGGACTTCGTCAGGACCGCGAGCGGCGATCCGGCCAAGGTCGCCTGGGGCACCTTCGCCGACATCAACAAGGCGGTGCGCGCAATCCAGTCGGGCGGCGACATGGACACGCTTTCGCCGTTGCTCGGCGCCAAGCACAAGGTGCGCAGTTTTTACAACAACATCGAGGTGCCGAACGATCCGCGCTTCGGTGACATCACGGGCGACACCCATCAGGTCGCCGCCGCCCAGATGCGCCCGTTGTCGGGTTCCTCGGAGGCGGTGATCCAGCATCTGGCCTCCGGCGGGCCTGCGGGCTCAGTTAACGCCAAGTCGAGCGCCGTGACTGGCGTCCAGGGCACCTACGGCTTAGTGGCTGATGCGACTCGACAATTTGCTAAGGAGTACGGAATGCTCCCGCGCGCCGCACAAAGTGCGACCTGGGAGCCGATCCGTGAACTCTTCCCAGCCGACTGGAAAACCGCTAAAAATGCGACAGCTGTCGATGACATTTGGAAAGCGGTGGACCGTGGTGAACTCTCAGTCGATCAAGCACGGCGAGCGATCTTCGACGTTGCGGGCGGAATTGGTACGCCTGAGTGGCTACGAGGCGGCATTGACACTCGTGCTCCGCAACTTGGATCAACATATCGGTAGGCTCGCCGAACGCTACGTCCAGATCAACTGGTGGGGCGAGACCCCAGAGGTGATCGAGCCCGAGGAGCAGCACATCATTGATCTGCTCAATGAGTACGACGCCGCACTGAAGCATGATAACGGCAGAGAAGGCTGCGTCGGAGATACTCCGGCGCAAGCTGATCCGCTCAAACCTCACTGAGTGGTGCAAATCTCAAGGCTATCTGCCTGCCCGTCACCATCTTCTGCTGATCGAAAAACTTGAGGCGCTGAGCCGGGGCGACATTCCCCGGCTCGCAATTTTTATGCCGCCCGGCAGCGCCAAGAGCACCTATGCCTCGGTGCTGTTTCCGCCCTGGTGCATGGCGCAGCACCCCAAGGCGCAGTTTCTCGCCGCCTCGCACACCACTGAGCTGGCCGAACGCTGGGGCAGGCGGGTTCGCAACCTGATTGCCGAGCAGACCTCGATCCTCGGCATCCACCCCGACGACAACAACCAAGCGGCCGGGCGCTGGGCGATCAAGGAGGGCGGCGAATATCTCGCGGCCGGCGCGCGCATCGGCATCGCGGGCTTCCGCGCGCTGTTTGGCGTGATCGACGATCCGCTGCGCAGCAGGGAGGACGCCGAGAGCCAGACCGTCCGGGACCGGCTCTGGGAATGGTATCTGTACGATTTCCGCACGCGCCTGATCCCCGGCGCGCGGCAGCTGCTGATCCAGACGCGGTGGCACGAGGATGACCTCGCCGGGCGCGCGCTCAATCACCAGCCATGGGAAGTGATTTCGCTCCCGGCCGAAGCCAAGGCGTACGACCAGCTCGGGCGCGCCGTCGGCGAGTTTCTGTGGAGCGATGGCGAATACGGCTATGGCGAACAGCTCCGCGACCTGAAGGAGACGACGCCGCCGCGGGTGTGGAGCGCGCTTTATCAGCAGGCGCCCGCGCCTGAAGAGGGCGACTACTTCGAGGAGCAGTGGTTCAAGCCGCTGCACATCCAGCCGGTCCACGAACTGATGCGCTGCTACGGCGGCAGCGACTACGCGGTCACCGCCGACGGCGGCGACTATGCGGTGCATGTCGTCGTCGGCGTCGACCACATCGGCAATCTGTATTTGCTCGACGTCTGGCGCGGGCAGAAGACCTCGGACGTCTGGATCGAGGCGTTCTGCGACCTCGTCGCGAAATATCGGCCGCTCGCCTGGGCGGAAGAGACCGGCCAGATCAAGTCTGCGGTCGGGCCGTTCCTCGAGAAACGCATGCGCGAGCGCCGCGTCTATGTGAACCGCGAGCAGTTTCCGACGCGCGGCGACAAGGCGGTGCGGGCGCGCGCGATCCAGGGTCGCCTCGCGCTCGACGGCATCTACTACGCCAGGAATGCACCCTGGGCCGCGGACCTGTTCGCGGAGCTGATGAATTTTCCGGCGTCGAAACATGACGACCAAGTCGACGCTCTCGGCCTCGTCGGCCAGCTGCTCGACCGCATGGTCGTCGGCAGGCTGGCTCCTGGCCGCTCGGTCGCGGAGCCGCTTGACGGCTATCGCGCACATTCTCGCATCAAGTCCGTGGACCCCATGACGCTATGATCAACCTCGACACCCTCAACGCCAACTACAATGCGCAAGGCGTGATGGGACCGGAGGATGCCGACGACAGGAAGCTCTTGGTCCGGCGCCGTGAGTTCGAGGATTACTGTTCTGCCAAGGGGCGCGAGATCGAGGAGCAGCGTCAGTCCTGGCGTTATTACCACGTCGATCAGTGGACCGCCGACCAACTGAAGATCCTGCGCAGGCGGTCGCAGCCGCCGATGACGTTCGACAGGACGGGGCGCAAGATCGACAGTCTGTCGGGAACGATCCGCCGGCTCCGCACCGATCCGAAGGCTTATCCCAACGCGCCGCGGGGCGAGCAGGGCGCGGAGGTCGCCACCCAGGTCATCCGCAGCATCAACGATGCGTCCTTCGCGGAGGATTTGGAGGTCGAGTGCTGCCGCGACGCGCTGGTGCATGGCGTCGGCGTCGATGAGCTGATGCTCACCCAGGGCGACCACGGCGATCCCGATCTGCGCTTCGCCTATGTCGACCCGCGCACGTTCTTCTACGACCCGCGCTCACTGCGCACCAACTTCTCCGACACCCGTTTCCACGGCGTCTACAAATGGGCCGATATCGACGAGCTGGACATGATCGCCGAGGGCGGTTCCGACCTCGTGCGCGACCATCTCAACAGCGACGGCGGCTTCTGGACCGCGTTTGACACCGACCGCGAGAACCTCTGGGTCGACAGCCGCAATCGCGTGCGGCTGGTCGATCATTGGTACAAGCGGGGCGGGATGTGGCGCTGGTGCCTGCACACGGGCTCGGTTGAGCTGATGAGCGGCG
The genomic region above belongs to Bradyrhizobium arachidis and contains:
- a CDS encoding IS110 family transposase; its protein translation is MSQKLNAAIAVIGIDIGKNSFHIVGQDHRGAIVLRQKWSRGQVETRLANLPPCLIGMEACVGAHHLSRKLQVLGHDARLMPAKYVRPYSKGQKNDFRDAEAIAEAVQRPTMKFVATKTADQLDLQALHRVRDRLVGQRTGAINQIRAFLLERGIAVRQGPHSLRFELPGILATRTDVLSPRMLPIIEGLAEDWRRLDERIEGLSGEIETLARQDRACQRLMTVPGIGPIISSAMVAAIGTGDVFSKGRDFGAWLGLVPKQISTGDRTILGSISRRGNRYLRALFVQAAWVVLVKVKCWERYGLNSWIEAAKKRLHHNVLAIALANKLARIAWAVLNKGRAFACVKMEETVSRPA
- a CDS encoding DUF418 domain-containing protein, which produces MTAAIDESRSSPVNPSERIGSIDALRGVALLGVLAINLVTEFRVSIFEQFLPAARPAAPLDRAVETVLMLAVDMKAFALFSLLFGLGLAIQFEHLSTNPHRALLLFRRLIVLLALGFIHLCLIWNGDILTEYAIAGLIFLPFLFGPRWLLASGAATFLGLYLALQVWSPPGLFPSFAAIQRDVQEANLVYAFGSFWEVMTFRLREIPLIVPLHIYVFPRTIGLFFLAAFIWRSDVVRKPDRALLFSTAVACVGLGAALIFLKVNGVLASRSLDAVATPAGTILLALGYGATIVAVAELTSGKTLLGWAVPLGRMAFTNYLAQSVIFGWIFYGYGLGQFGRLGAAEALAIGIAVYVGQVFFSAWWLRHFRYGPVEWLWRRLMYGTQQPMALKGSTSAVRRGCKVSGSRTRYLG
- a CDS encoding DUF7178 family protein, encoding MSPEEAAKAYINQAAGNIRFLYENSPADLQRRAPLWYEGANRISDALAQRWGVPRQSASAALASLSPQKDWFMNASLGERVGDIVTGNPRATADMAAWAAANPKLAADPKAMEAIRAIEGKRLDQVDPDQAALFVRAYDEAHNPRNYRSVLPEGDYGDFVRTASGDPAKVAWGTFADINKAVRAIQSGGDMDTLSPLLGAKHKVRSFYNNIEVPNDPRFGDITGDTHQVAAAQMRPLSGSSEAVIQHLASGGPAGSVNAKSSAVTGVQGTYGLVADATRQFAKEYGMLPRAAQSATWEPIRELFPADWKTAKNATAVDDIWKAVDRGELSVDQARRAIFDVAGGIGTPEWLRGGIDTRAPQLGSTYR
- the terL gene encoding phage terminase large subunit codes for the protein MPPGSAKSTYASVLFPPWCMAQHPKAQFLAASHTTELAERWGRRVRNLIAEQTSILGIHPDDNNQAAGRWAIKEGGEYLAAGARIGIAGFRALFGVIDDPLRSREDAESQTVRDRLWEWYLYDFRTRLIPGARQLLIQTRWHEDDLAGRALNHQPWEVISLPAEAKAYDQLGRAVGEFLWSDGEYGYGEQLRDLKETTPPRVWSALYQQAPAPEEGDYFEEQWFKPLHIQPVHELMRCYGGSDYAVTADGGDYAVHVVVGVDHIGNLYLLDVWRGQKTSDVWIEAFCDLVAKYRPLAWAEETGQIKSAVGPFLEKRMRERRVYVNREQFPTRGDKAVRARAIQGRLALDGIYYARNAPWAADLFAELMNFPASKHDDQVDALGLVGQLLDRMVVGRLAPGRSVAEPLDGYRAHSRIKSVDPMTL
- a CDS encoding SLOG family protein codes for the protein MRFLDMLHAVHGFTLVIHGDAKGADWCADRWATKNRLPIERFPAHWKLHHNGAGPIRNRQMLDEAKPGLVIAFPGGSGTADMMKQAREAGVRVIDLSKERNRIAVTEQWRIATRTGALSQAAPSSASPKITTAGAQPTASATAMETSGRSER